The window TAAACCGCGTTCGCGCCGTTCCCGGAGCACATCGAAATACACCTTGCCGGTGCACAGTACCACGCGGCGCACTGCCTGGGGTTCGATATCGTCCACTTCGCCGATGACGGTGCGAAAAGCGCCCCCGCTGAGGTCCGCCAGGGATGACACCGACAACGGATGGCGCAGGAGGCTTTTGGGCGACATCACGATCAAGGGCTTGCGGTATTTGCGCAAGGCCTGGCGCCGCAGCATGTGGAACATCTGCGCCGGGGTGGTGGGCGAGCACACTTGCATATTGTCCCCGGCGCACAGCTGCAGATAACGTTCCAGGCGGGCGGAGGAATGCTCGGGACCCTGGCCGTCGTAGCCGTGGGGCAGCAAGACAACCAAGCCCGCCAGGCGGCCCCATTTCACCTCGCCGGAGCTGATGAACTGGTCGATCACCACCTGGGCACCGTTGGCAAAATCACCGAACTGGGCCTCCCAGATCACCAGGCCCTCGGGACCGGCGGTGGCGTAGCCGTACTCAAAACCGAGCACGGCTTCTTCCGACAACAGGGAGTCCACCACGGTGAACCGCGCCTGCCTGGGGCTGATGTGGGCCAGGGGAATATACACGTCACCGTTTTCCTGGTGATGCAGCACCGCGTGGCGATGGAAGAAAGTGCCACGTCCGCTGTCCTGGCCCGACAAACGCACGGGATAGCCTTTGGCCAGGAGACTGGCATAGGCCAGGGTCTCGGCAAACCCCCAGTCAATGTTGTGTTCCCCCGCCGCCATGGCGAGGCGGGTTTTGACGATGCGCGCCACCTGGGGGTGCAGCTTGAAACCTTCGGGAATGCGCAGCAGGGCCTGACTGAGTTTGTTGATCTGGGCGGCAGCCAAGGCGGTGTCCACGGCCTCGTCCCAGGACGTGCCGACATAAGGCGCCCAGCCGCGGGCATATTTGGATTCCACGTTGGGCACGATGTGGGGCGCCACCAGCGCCCCCTGCTCCAGTTGCTGACGGTACTCGCGCACCCAGGTTTTGGCATCGTCGGCACCGATCACGCCGTCTTGCTCCAGGCGCCGGGCATAGAGCCTGGTGACGGCGTCGTGCCCGCGTATGGCGCGGTACATCACCGGCTGGGTCACCGCGGGCTCGTCCGCTTCACTGTGGCCATGGCGGCGGTAGCAGACCAGATCGATCACCACGTCACGCTTGAAACGCATGCGGAAATCCAGGGCCATGCGGGCGGCGCGCACCACGGCTTCGGGCCGGTCGCCGTTCACGTGCAGGATGGGCGCCTGTACCATGCGGGCCACTTCGGTGCAATACAGGGTGGAACGGGCGTCCAGGGGATTGCTGGTGGTAAAACCGATCTGGTTGTTGATGACAATGTGCACGGTGCCGTGGGTGCGGTAGCCCCGGGCCTGGGACATGTTGAAAGTCTCCATCACCACGCCCTGGCCGGCGAAAGCCGCGTCGCCGTGGATCAGGACGGGCAGCACCTGATCGCCCGTAGCGTCGCCGCGGCGGTCCTGGCGGGCGCGCACCGATCCTTCCACCACCGGGTCAATGATCTCCAGATGAGAGGGGTTGAAGGCCAGAGCTAGATGAATCGCGCCGCCGGGGGATTGGATATCGGAGGAAAAGCCCTGATGATATTTCACATCGCCCAGGCCGGGCGCGTCCAGCTTGCCTTCGAACTCCTGGAACAGGGCGCGGGGCGCTTTGCCCAGCACATTCACCAGCATGTTGAGCCGGCCGCGGTGGGCCATGCCCAGTACCACTTCCCGCACATGCTGGGCGCCAGCCCGCTGCAGCAGCTCGTCCATCAGGGGAATCAGACTCTCCCCGCCTTCCAGGGAAAAACGCTTCTGCCCCACGTACTTGGTGTGCAGATACTGCTCCAGGCCCTCGGCGGCAATCAGGCGCCGGAGAATGTGGCGCCGCTCCTTGGCGGAAAAAACGGGCCGGGCGCCCGGATCTTCCATGTGGCCCTGGATCCAGCGCTTTTGGGCGGTGTCGGTGATGTGCATGTACTCCGCCGCCAGCTCGCCACAATAGGCGCTGCGCAGCATGGTGACGATTTCGCGCAAGCTGGCGTGGGGCGGACCCACGAAAGAACCGGTGCTGAACACCGTGTCCCAATCGGCCTCGGTGAGGCCGTGGAAAGCCGGGTCCAGCTCAGTGACCGGAATCTGCTCCTGCAACCCCAGGGGATCCAGATCCGCCTGCTGGTGACCGCGGAAACGGTAGGCATTGATGAGCTGCAGCACCGCCACCTGTTTGCTCTCGGCGGGGGTGGAAGGCTGTGCCGAAAAGACTTTGGGTGCGGCGGCCTCAGCAATCAGGGCGGCGCGCACGGCTTCGTGATCCACCCCTGCCGCCCCGCCGCCGGCGTCCAGCTCAGCGAAAAAGCGGCGCCATTGTCCGGGAACGGCCCCGGGATCCGAGAGAAAGCGGTGGTAGAGGTCTTCGAG is drawn from Gammaproteobacteria bacterium and contains these coding sequences:
- a CDS encoding 2-oxoglutarate dehydrogenase E1 component, with product MADFGDTPVYGGNASYLEDLYHRFLSDPGAVPGQWRRFFAELDAGGGAAGVDHEAVRAALIAEAAAPKVFSAQPSTPAESKQVAVLQLINAYRFRGHQQADLDPLGLQEQIPVTELDPAFHGLTEADWDTVFSTGSFVGPPHASLREIVTMLRSAYCGELAAEYMHITDTAQKRWIQGHMEDPGARPVFSAKERRHILRRLIAAEGLEQYLHTKYVGQKRFSLEGGESLIPLMDELLQRAGAQHVREVVLGMAHRGRLNMLVNVLGKAPRALFQEFEGKLDAPGLGDVKYHQGFSSDIQSPGGAIHLALAFNPSHLEIIDPVVEGSVRARQDRRGDATGDQVLPVLIHGDAAFAGQGVVMETFNMSQARGYRTHGTVHIVINNQIGFTTSNPLDARSTLYCTEVARMVQAPILHVNGDRPEAVVRAARMALDFRMRFKRDVVIDLVCYRRHGHSEADEPAVTQPVMYRAIRGHDAVTRLYARRLEQDGVIGADDAKTWVREYRQQLEQGALVAPHIVPNVESKYARGWAPYVGTSWDEAVDTALAAAQINKLSQALLRIPEGFKLHPQVARIVKTRLAMAAGEHNIDWGFAETLAYASLLAKGYPVRLSGQDSGRGTFFHRHAVLHHQENGDVYIPLAHISPRQARFTVVDSLLSEEAVLGFEYGYATAGPEGLVIWEAQFGDFANGAQVVIDQFISSGEVKWGRLAGLVVLLPHGYDGQGPEHSSARLERYLQLCAGDNMQVCSPTTPAQMFHMLRRQALRKYRKPLIVMSPKSLLRHPLSVSSLADLSGGAFRTVIGEVDDIEPQAVRRVVLCTGKVYFDVLRERRERGLQDIAIIRIEQLNPFPAEALAAVLAPYEGADEWLWCQEEPQNQGAWNHLRHRLEPYTAGRPLHYAGRPAYAAPAEGFLVKHQQAQAALVNQALAPFEVPTATELHTHRRARRA